The Candidatus Baltobacteraceae bacterium DNA window CGGGTACCTATCCGGGATACGCTTCCGCGACACTCGGCATCGGTACGCCGGTGTTCTATCACCAAGCGCAAGTCGAAGTCGGCGGCGCGACGCCCGATCGTAACTTCAGCTGGTACGCCGGCTTTAGCGGTTACAATCAGGCCTACCGCTTCCTGACCCAAGACAACGGCGCTCCGTTCGAAACTCCCAACAACATCTTCTCGGGCGGCGGCAGCGGCGGCGGCTTGTCTTACGCCGGCTGTTCGACGTTCACGTGTCAAGGCGTCAAGACGAGCTGTCCGGCGAACGCGCCGGCCTTCAACGCCACGACGCCGCCGCAAGGCTGCTGGGGGTTCTACAGCGGCAACGGCGCCAGCACGTCGATGGTCACCGACCGCGAGGACGTCATCAACCTGCACTTCGGCATTCCAAAGAAGAACGGTATGCGCGACGACATTCAGGTCTTATGGAGCGCATCAGCCCTGGGTAACGACTCCGATAGCTCGTTGGCAAATCTCGGCGGAACGGTCAACCAGTTCTTCTACACCTATGCCGGCGCAAAGTACGCGCCACCCACCTGTGGCCAGACCGTAACGGTTGCCGGATGGGCGGGACTCACCAGCCCCGGGTGCGTGCCGTCAGTACGCCCGGCGCTCGGAGCGTATTTGCCGTACGCAGACCAAGTGGTCTACAACCTGCCGTTCGGTACGCCGATCGCGAGCAGCGCATCGAACTTCATCACGCCGTCGATCTACAAAGCGCCGAGTACTCCGGCGCACGCGTTCGGCGGACCGATCGATCCGTACGACAACTCGCTGCAGACGTACGAAAACGACACCGGTATCGCAAAACTGCAATACACCTACGCGCTGAGCAACTCGGCATTTCTGCGCGCCTACGGGTACACGTTCTACTCGGATTGGCTCCAGAACGGTCCGATCTTCGGCGCAACCGGTGAATTGACGGCGTCGCTGCCGTCAGCTCAGTACGACCTCATGACCCACAGCGTCGGCGGGGCGCTCGACTTCAACGATCAGATCAACGACCAAAACCTACTCACGGCCGACTACAACTACACCCAAGCCGGCGTGATCCGCTTCAACAACTCGTCGGCGATCGCCGGCGCAGGCACGACGCCGATCGGCTACATGGCCGGCGGCAAGTGCTACGACGCGCATAGCGGTAAAGCACAGCCGTGCTTGAGCAGCACGTACTACGACGTCGCGCTTGGAGCCTCGGTCCATCCGACGCGCGTCTTCACGCCGGGTCAGACCGGCGTCGGGGGGAACGGGTCGACGTGCGACAATCCCGCCGGCGGATTCCCCGAACCCTGCGGCTGGGTAAGCAATGCCATCGCCGGTCCGACGGGCTTTGCGAACGGCAACGCAACGTGGGACACGCTATGGAATAGCGACGTCACCGGTTCGCTCAATACCGTCAAGCCGCAGTTCTCAAACGCGTCGCTCAGCGACCAGTTCCGTCCGAACGACAAGATCATGATCAACGCGTCGCTGCGGTACGACAACTTCACCTACGGGCTTCCCAATCCCACGGGTGGAGCGGACGCGTTCTACGCCAATATGACCGCGAACTACACGTGCGTGCAGGCTGCGAACAACGCAGTCTTCACGACACCGTTGCAAGCCGGTCAACCGGTGCCGGCCCCCGCGGAGTATATTCTCGGGGACTGCAACCAGGGCGTTAGCAAACTGACCGGTCTGCCTGCTAAAGGTTGGGTCCATCCCAACGGTGTGACGCAGGACGGCGTATCCGCGCCGAACTTCACGGCGTCGTCGCCCGGGTCGTACTCACTCGACTACTGGCAACCGCGCGTTTCCGCAACCTTCACCGAATCCCCGGACACCGTGTGGCGCTTCTCGGCCGGCCGTTACGCCGCGCCGCCGATCTCCGCATCGGTGCAGTATCTGAGCGCCTCCGGTGACGACCGCTCGGTGTGGAACAACACGATGAACCTGGGCTTCTACTCGCCGTTCCATCCGATCCCGGGTATCACGTCGGCGCAGTACGACTTGTCGTACGAACGCCACATCACCGGCACCGACATGAGCTTGAAGCTCACGCCCTACTACACGTGGGTGAACGACTGGCAGCAGACGTCGTTCATCGGGGCGAATTTCGCGAGTCAGGTTCCGGTCGGCGCGAACCGCGACTACGGTGTCGAGTTCCAGTTCACCAAGGGTGATTTCAACCGTCCGGGCCTTTCGGGCTTGTTCAGCTTCACGTATACGAACTCGAAGGTTATGTTCCAAAACGTGGGTCTGAGCACCGGCGGTACCATTCCGAACCAAACGATCCAGCTCAACGAGGCGATTGCGCAGTACAACGCACTCACGAAGGCCGGCGGCGGCGCCCCCTGTTATAAGGGAGGCGTTGGGGTGGCTTGCACCGCGCATCCAAATCACACGTTCAGCGTGATCAGCAACCCGTACTATAACCAGCCCGAACAAGGTCTGCTCGACCCCAACGGCTGGTATAACCCCTACGTAACGGCGATTGCCCCGAATCTCAACGGTGCCGTGAACAGCTACATCTCGCCGGCAACGGCTACGCTGCTGCTCAACTACCGTCACAGCAAATGGGCGATCACTCCGAGCGTGCAGTTCCAGGCCGGTGCTTGGTACGGCAGCCCGTTGGACATCAACGGCTACGACCCGCGTGCTTGCGAGTTCAGTTCGCTTCACGACGGGATCGCAACCGCCAATCCGCATCAATGCGATGTGCTCTCCCTGACCGCGGGGAGTCTCGGACCGCTCGGATACCTCTACATCCCCAACCCGCAGACCGGGCACTTCTCGGCCATCGGCTCGTATGAAGCACCGGCGATTCTCACCGGAAACCTTCAACTGACCTACGACGTGAGTCCGAAGATCAAGCTGACGGCGACCGGAACGAATCTGTTCCGTTCGTGCTTCGGTGGAACGCCGGAGCCGTGGACGGCGGCTTATCAGCCCTCGCCGTGGACGTGCGGTTACACGCCGGCCGGCGGTCTCCTCAATACCACCACCTATCCGGCCAACTTCTACAACGGTAAGGGCATCACGGATGCCAAAGCCAACGGCGGAGTCGTTACTCCCTGGACGCAAAGCTACACGCCGAGCACAGGGAACAACGGCGCCATCGGCGGCCTCGTCACCCCGTGGAACGTCTACGTAAACGCGCAGATCAAGATCTAGCATCTCGATCGTCGCGTTGAGTAGAAAAGGCCCCCGCGGTTGCGGGGGCCTTTCCTTTCCCTTATTCGTTAGGGGTTCAGGTCGAGATTAGATCTTGACCGTCGCCGTCACGAAGAAGTTGAACGGGCTCGACGTCGAGTTGCCCGTCGTCCCGTTACCGTTTTGGTTGTACGAACTGAAGATCGGTCCGTACGGGTACTTCACGAACTGCTGAATCTGCGAGCGACCGAAGTGACTCGGGTTGTACACGTTCCCAACAGGGAGAATCTCGCCGGCGAAGCCACCGAGGTTGTACGAGCAGATTGAACCGTTGTTGTAAGTCCAGGGCTCGACCGATCCGCCCCAGCAGGTGTTAACGATGTTGGCCAGCACACCGGTTAGATTGATGCGCGGGCTAACGTCATAGCTCAGCTGGAGGTTCAGGGCGATGTTGTTGGGTTGAATGAACGATCCCAACGCGTCGAACTGATTCGTGTACGTGTCGGGAATCGCGCCCAACTGGCCGCATCCGGCTGCGTCGTAACGACCGCCTCCGTTTGCACCGCTGACACCCGCAAGGGTGTGCCAGCAGCCGGCCGGGTCGATACCCGGGTTGACCAGCGGAGCACCATACCGCATTCCGCCTTCAAACTGCAAGGACGGAGTAACGGCGAACTTGTCGTGCTTATAGTTCAGCAGCATCGTCGCTACGTATGGAGCGCCAAAGGCCGCGTTCGCGGACTGCATTGCGCCTGGGAAGAGGCTGTAGGTCGGATAGTTGGCATCCAACGACCACAGCGTCTGCGGATTGGTCCAGTACGGGTTTCCAACGTCACCGGGGGTACATTTGTACACCGCGGCGCCGCCGGTTCCGGTTGCCCGGTTGAACGGCGTGTAGCACGGAGCCGCAGCGGCACCCGAGCTCGTCACACCGCAGAACGGGACGTGGTTGGGACCCAGCTTGCCGACGAACTTCCCGCCAGGCGCGCACGCCGCCGTATAGGCGTTGTACGACGAGATGGCTTGGTTGATCGTCGTCAACACGCTCGTACCGTACAAGCCGGACGCAAGCGTACCGTACTTGATGTACGAGTTGGTGTAGGCGAAGGAGAGCTGTCCCGAAAGGCCGTTACGCGAGAAATCGCCCTTCGAAATTTGGAACTCCACGCCTTGGCTGCGCTGGCCGCCGACGTCGAGACCGGAAACGAACCCGGTCTTCTGATCCAGGAAGAACTCCTGGTTCTGATCCTGCGTTTGACGCAAGAACGGCGTCAGCTTGAACGACCAGTCCGTGCCCTTGAGGTGGCTCTCCCACGAGAAGTCGTAGTTGAGCGAGTTCGCGGGCAGAATCGAACCGATCGGTGCGAAGCGACCGAACTTACAGAACGTGTTGCAGTCGTAGGACGCAACGTTGTCCTGCGCGCGGTTGTACTGTTGGAACGCCGTCACGGGACCTTGCGTGTACCGCCCCATCGAGAAGCGCAGAACGTTGTCCGGATTGATGGTGTAGGTGCCGCTCACGCGCGGCTGCCAGATCGGAAACGTGAACGCGCCCTGCGAGTTGGAGAAGTACGACGGAATGCCCGGGTTCGTCGTATTGGGTTGGTCTCCGCACGGTGCGCCCGGAGTGGTTCGTTGATACGGTGTGCCGGTGACCGTGTTGAAGCAGGTGTTCAGGTTGTAGGAGTTCACCCAGAACTGACGAGCATTCGGGCCTTCGCCGGCGTACAAGCCGGTATCGGTGTTCTGGCCGATGTAGGTGAAGTCGTCGAGACGAAGCCCGAGGTTGAGCAACCAACGGTCGCTCGGACGGAATTCGTCGGTCAACGACGACGAGAAGAACCGCGGCGTCACTGCGTTGTACGTGCGGCTCAGACCGTTTTCGGCCATGAGGTACGTACACTTCGTCGACGCCACATTCGGATCGACGCAACTGCCCGGGAGTGCCGGAGCTGCGCCGCTCTGAATGGTGCCGAACGAGACCGTGTTCTGGTAGTTCCCGTTCGGACCGGTGCAGGCCACCGGCTTTTGCTTGCCGGTGGAACCCGGCGTGAAGCAGTAGCCGTCGAGCGGATCTGCCGCATTGACGACCACGGCCGCGCCGCTGCCGACGCCGTAGAACGCGTTGTTGTCACGAACCGTACTCGACGTCGTGAACGATGCCTCGAAGCCAAGCAAGTTCTGTGTGTTGAACTGGTTCTGGTACTGCAAGCTGATGCCGCGCGTGTGTGAGGTCAGCTGGTAGTTCGGCGAACAGCAGGCGACGAAGTCGGCATACGTCGACTGCGGAGCGTTTTGGAGCCAGTCGCTGTAGTACGTGTAGCCGTACAGCCGCAGAAACGACGTCGAACCGATGTTCTTCGTGTACTGCAGCTTGACGATCTCTTGATCGTTCCAGATCGAGTCGCTTGCCGTATCCGGGATCGGTTGACCCGGCGCGGTGCGATTCGTGCTGCTCGGGAAGTAGTAGGTCTTGACGTCCCCAGCAAGCGAGTTGAGACCGGATGCACTGAACGTCGAGCCGATGTTCGACGCCGGGCCCGTGTAGTGCAGGGCATCGGTGTATAGCGGCGGGGTAGCTTGGCCTTCGATTTGGATTTGCTCGGCGCAAGCCGCGCCGCCAACCGGACACGCTCCCGAAACGATGTCGTTGGTCGTGCTGTAGAACAAGTTGTGAATCGTTTCACTGTCCCACAGAAGTTGGACGTCGTCGCGACCCGCATCGTTGTGATGCGGGATCCCGATGTGCACGTTTGCGACCGTATCGCGAACCTGTAAGTTCGACAAATCGGCGTAGTTGAACGCTCCCAACGGGTAGTAAGCGCCACCGGCATAGCCAGGGTTCCCAATGACCGACATTGGCTCGCCGGCAAAGTTGTCGACGCTCTGGTTGTTGTCTTGGGTCACGTAGTTGAAGTCTTGGTTGTAACCGGCAACGCCGACGTACCAAGACAGATTACGGTCGGGGGTCGCTCCACCAGTCTCGATTTGAGCCTTGTGGTAGAACGTGGGCGTGCCGACACCGAGCTCACCGTCGGCATAGCCCGGATACGTTCCGGACTTGATGACCTGGTTGATGTAGCCGGCGAGACCTTGGCTCTCGGCGTTGGCCGATGCGGAGCCGGTGTAGACCTGAACCTCGGCGTTACCGAGAGACGAGGCCGAGCTCGACGGATAGTTGTCGAACGAGCGGTTGATGGGAACGCCGTCAAACTCGTAGCCAACCTGGTCGTAGTCACCACCGCGAATCACGACGGTCTGGTAGTATCCCATTTGGTTCGACGGTACGTACGCACCGGGAACCGACGCGATCGCCGAGTACGCCGAGTTGAGGCTTCCACCGCCGCCCAGCCCTTGCGAAGCGTTAATAGCTGCGGAGTTAACCGAGTATACGTCGTTCGTAGTACCGGATTTGACGAGCGCGCCTGCGCCCGTCGAGGTCACGTGAGCGATGGTCTTGAGCGTTTTTGCCAGGCGCACCGTAACCGTCTGCACCGTGTCGGCGAAAACGATTTGGCCTGGAGCGCTGACGGTTGCGTAACCGCCTTTGGAAACGGTCACCGTATACGTATCCGGCGATAACGTCAGAAACGAGAAGTGGCCGGAGGCATCCGACGTTACAGTTGCGCTTTGGGACGGCGAGTTCGCCGTCACCGTCGCGCCTGCAACGGGTGCCGAATTGTCGGCATCGACTGCCACACCAGTGAGACCACCCGTCACGCCTGCCAGTGCCCATGTTCCCTGGCTAAGCATTGCGACGAGAAGCACCACTGCGGTGACGCCGTGCCTGAAGGATCTTCGGATCATTCATTACCTCCTGAGGTAGTGATTGCTGAAGGCACAGCTGCGAACGATACACCGTTCGCAACGGCAAGTCGTTAAACGAGCGCTCGTGCCGAACCCTGCAATAAATAAACGTTAAATAGCACGTACGAATACGTGTATTTATGAATCGTTTATCTTTGTATTGTTGGCTAGATGCGGAAGAGTTCGACGAACCGATCGAGGTGCGCGCGGTTGCCGCGAATCCTCACGAAGCCTTTCCTCACAGCTTCGTGGGGCAAGAGCTCTCCGGCCAACAAGTCGCGCAGCGCCGGTCCAATCTCCATCGTCAGATCCGCATCGGCGAGCGTTCCGGGTTCTACGACCAGCCGGCCGCGCACGATACGTGCGTGCAAGACGGCCTCGCCGACGCGCAATTCGTAGGCGACGGTTATCCCTTTTGCGGCCTTTGCTTGAAACGTCGATCGAAGCGCAATGACGAGAGCATCGACCGTGATGATCTCGCCGCTTTTTGGGTGCCCGAGGAGCTTAGCTCCCCAACGGCCTAGCTCCACGACGGCAGGTTCTAGTGCGGCGCCCGTTTTCGTCAACTCATACACGACGCCGGTGGGCCGCACAAGAGCGCGCCGTTGCACGATCCCCTCGGCCTCTAGCTCCTTCAATCGTTTCGTGAGGATGTTTGAGGGAATCCCCGGCAGCCCGCGCTGAAGGTCGCTAAAGCGCTTCGGCGAGACGAACAGGTCGCGCAGCACCATAAGCGTCCACCGCTCGCCTACCAGCTCGACCGCACGCGCGAAACCGCAATACTGGCCGTATACTCGGCTTCCCAATTCGCCCCTTATTCGATATCCGTCAAAAGGGACTTGTAGAGATCGGATTGCCGTATCTTCGCGAGCCAAGGAGAGAATCGAAGAAGGGGCAAGGACGGTTCGCGCCGCTTTAATGCCTTCTCGAAGTGCTCGAGAGCCTGGCCGCGTTGGTCGATGGCGAGCGCGACCGGGACCAGATTGCCGGAGGAAACGTAGTCGGTTTTCTTCATGGAAACTAAGACGCCGTAGATTTCTTGCGCTTTTTCTACGTCGCCGTTCTTGGCGTGAGCGACGGCTAACAACGGCAGTCGAAACGCAAGGTCCTCGGCTCTGTCGTCCGGGAGAAGCGACAGGTCGAGAATGGCGTCGGTCGGCCGGCCAAGCAGAAGCAGCGCTTCTGCACGGTAACGCCGCGCCATCGATGCGTGATCGGGGTGCGTTTCGATCAGATCGGAGAGATGGTCGATCGCACCCTGGTAGTCCTCGCCGTCGATCAGCGTCTTGCCGAGCAGCAACTGGAGCCGCGGCGACAACGGTTCGACCATCACGGCTCGTTCGATCTCAGCCTGCGCTCGCCGGTGCTGACCGATCCACGCAAAGAGCCACACGGCACTGGACCGCACCATTGCGTGCTTCGGGTCGAGCTGCACCGCGATGTCGAGCTCGCGTTTTGCGTCTCGCCAGTTCCAGTCGCAAAACAGGATGATGTTCGAAAGGACGGCATGCGCGGCGGCGCATCTTGGATCGAGCTGGAGGGCTTTAACGATGGCATCCTTTGCCTTCGGAAACTCGTTTTGTCCGGCTGAGTAGCCATACTGAGCAAGTAGTAAGTGGGCTTGAGCCAAGCCTACGAAACTAAGAACGTGGTTGGGGTCCCTTCGTACCGCCGATTCAAAATACTGGGTCGCCACGCTTAGATGGCTCGCCGTGGCGTATTCCAGCGAACGAACGGCGCGGCTGTAATCGTGGATTACGGATAAGCTGGGAGTGACTGCATCTTCGGGCGGCTCGTTTCGTTCGGAAACCGCACCCGCGGTCTGCACCGCATCTTCGATGCGGACAGGCGCTACGAATCGAAAACCGCGGTCGTGGACCGTCGCGATATAGAGACGATCGCTGGCCCGCTCACACAGCGCCCGGCGAAGCAGATAGATGTGCTGCGAAAGGTTACTATCTGCGACGCCGCCTTCGGGCCAAATGAGAGCATAGAGCGCCTCACGCGATACGATACATCCATTTGCCCGAACGAGCGCGAGCAGCAGCTCGAACAGACGCGACGGCAGCGGTACGACCTCGGTCCCATATGCGAGGATGCCGCGCGACGGATCGAGTCTAAACGGCCCGAACGCATAGACCCAAGCCGGTTGAACCGTTGCCGCAGTCACAGGTATGGTACCCCGAGCGCTAGGTCCTCGAAATGCTGGAACTTCAATGGACACCCTCCAATCGACGCGTTTGAACTTATTTTACGAACGCAAGGTGACATTCGGAAAGAACCAGTTATGGATGAATATTGTGACGTTCACTTCATAAAAACAAGCAGAATTTAAAAGCTTATAAAAACTTGAATGGTTAAAAGCTACAGAGGCATCGTTCTGGATCTCAAGTCCGAGACTCCACTGCATCGACAGCTGACGTCGGCCTTTCGCGATGCCATTCTCTCTGGAAAACTCCAGCCGGGCGAACGCATCTCTTCTAGTCGCGAGCTTCAGGCGTGCTACGGCATTTCGCGCAACACGGCTTTGAATGCTTTGAGTCAACTGCAAGCCGAAGGGCACGTCGTAACCGTGCGCGGTTCCGGAACGTTCGTCGCCGGCGAGCCCGACGCGGTTCCGGAGAGCGGCGCCGTTCCATTCCGCCCAGGCATTCCCGACCTCGATCTCTTTCCGGTTGACCTGGTCAGGCGTAGCCTCAGTACGCTCGAGTGGTCTGAGGATCTACGCGACGATCCACGTACCTGGGCCAACGATGGATTGAGGACCGCCATCGTGCAGCGCCTGCGGCAAACGCGTGGAATCGACTGTTCGCCCGATCAGGTGCTGATCGTTCCGAGCACTGAATATGCGATTTCACTCATCGGACGCGCGCTGTTGCAGCCACATGACAGCGTCGTAATCGAGGATCCAGGACATCCGAAACTTCGCTGCGCGCTCCTGGGCGCCGGCGCGCAAATCGTGCCCGCGCTCGTCGACGAGGAGGGCATCGACGTCGCATCTTTTGCGCGGCGGCGGGCGGCCCTGGCCTACGTAACGCCGTCGCATCAGTATCCAACCGGTGCCGCATTATCGCTGGAGCGACGATTTGCGTTGCTCGACTGGGCCGCAGAGTTTGGCGCGTGGATCGTCGAAGACGATTACGACAACGAATTTGACTACCGATGCCGGCCGCAGCCCACGCTTCAAAGCCTCGATGAAGGTCGCCGCGTGCTGTATGTAGGGACGTTCAGCAACGTGCTTTCACCATCGATTCGCATCGCCTACCTCATCGCTCCCCGTCGTCTGTGCGCGACTCTCGAGGCTGCGCATCAAGCTAGGGCGGGATACGTAAGCCCTTTTTTGCAGGCCGCTCTTGCGGCTTTCATGGAACGCGGTCATTTCGCTCGCCACGTCGCGAGAATGCGAAAGATTTATGACGAGCGCCGGCGCTTTCTCAGCTTCGCCTTAGGGAGCACGGGGTTACGGGTACACGACTGCGGAGCGGGCCTGCACTTCATCGCCGACGTTCCGGAGCATCTGTCTGACCGCGACGTATCGGCCCGAGCGCTGGAGCGGGGAGTCGTCGTACCACCGCTATCGAGTTATTCGCACGGCCTTTCGGCGTTCAACGGACTCATGTTTGGATTTGCTGCGACTTCCATGCCGGTCGCAAGAACCGCAGTCAAAGCGCTGTTGAAGGCGCTGTAGGGCGTGAATCACACTACATCCCGGACGACCGCTTGGAGGTACCGCATGAGCTGCAAACCCCGTTTTTATGCCTGCTTGTTCACGCTGCTGGCGGCACT harbors:
- a CDS encoding TonB-dependent receptor, with amino-acid sequence GTYPGYASATLGIGTPVFYHQAQVEVGGATPDRNFSWYAGFSGYNQAYRFLTQDNGAPFETPNNIFSGGGSGGGLSYAGCSTFTCQGVKTSCPANAPAFNATTPPQGCWGFYSGNGASTSMVTDREDVINLHFGIPKKNGMRDDIQVLWSASALGNDSDSSLANLGGTVNQFFYTYAGAKYAPPTCGQTVTVAGWAGLTSPGCVPSVRPALGAYLPYADQVVYNLPFGTPIASSASNFITPSIYKAPSTPAHAFGGPIDPYDNSLQTYENDTGIAKLQYTYALSNSAFLRAYGYTFYSDWLQNGPIFGATGELTASLPSAQYDLMTHSVGGALDFNDQINDQNLLTADYNYTQAGVIRFNNSSAIAGAGTTPIGYMAGGKCYDAHSGKAQPCLSSTYYDVALGASVHPTRVFTPGQTGVGGNGSTCDNPAGGFPEPCGWVSNAIAGPTGFANGNATWDTLWNSDVTGSLNTVKPQFSNASLSDQFRPNDKIMINASLRYDNFTYGLPNPTGGADAFYANMTANYTCVQAANNAVFTTPLQAGQPVPAPAEYILGDCNQGVSKLTGLPAKGWVHPNGVTQDGVSAPNFTASSPGSYSLDYWQPRVSATFTESPDTVWRFSAGRYAAPPISASVQYLSASGDDRSVWNNTMNLGFYSPFHPIPGITSAQYDLSYERHITGTDMSLKLTPYYTWVNDWQQTSFIGANFASQVPVGANRDYGVEFQFTKGDFNRPGLSGLFSFTYTNSKVMFQNVGLSTGGTIPNQTIQLNEAIAQYNALTKAGGGAPCYKGGVGVACTAHPNHTFSVISNPYYNQPEQGLLDPNGWYNPYVTAIAPNLNGAVNSYISPATATLLLNYRHSKWAITPSVQFQAGAWYGSPLDINGYDPRACEFSSLHDGIATANPHQCDVLSLTAGSLGPLGYLYIPNPQTGHFSAIGSYEAPAILTGNLQLTYDVSPKIKLTATGTNLFRSCFGGTPEPWTAAYQPSPWTCGYTPAGGLLNTTTYPANFYNGKGITDAKANGGVVTPWTQSYTPSTGNNGAIGGLVTPWNVYVNAQIKI
- a CDS encoding carboxypeptidase regulatory-like domain-containing protein; amino-acid sequence: MIRRSFRHGVTAVVLLVAMLSQGTWALAGVTGGLTGVAVDADNSAPVAGATVTANSPSQSATVTSDASGHFSFLTLSPDTYTVTVSKGGYATVSAPGQIVFADTVQTVTVRLAKTLKTIAHVTSTGAGALVKSGTTNDVYSVNSAAINASQGLGGGGSLNSAYSAIASVPGAYVPSNQMGYYQTVVIRGGDYDQVGYEFDGVPINRSFDNYPSSSASSLGNAEVQVYTGSASANAESQGLAGYINQVIKSGTYPGYADGELGVGTPTFYHKAQIETGGATPDRNLSWYVGVAGYNQDFNYVTQDNNQSVDNFAGEPMSVIGNPGYAGGAYYPLGAFNYADLSNLQVRDTVANVHIGIPHHNDAGRDDVQLLWDSETIHNLFYSTTNDIVSGACPVGGAACAEQIQIEGQATPPLYTDALHYTGPASNIGSTFSASGLNSLAGDVKTYYFPSSTNRTAPGQPIPDTASDSIWNDQEIVKLQYTKNIGSTSFLRLYGYTYYSDWLQNAPQSTYADFVACCSPNYQLTSHTRGISLQYQNQFNTQNLLGFEASFTTSSTVRDNNAFYGVGSGAAVVVNAADPLDGYCFTPGSTGKQKPVACTGPNGNYQNTVSFGTIQSGAAPALPGSCVDPNVASTKCTYLMAENGLSRTYNAVTPRFFSSSLTDEFRPSDRWLLNLGLRLDDFTYIGQNTDTGLYAGEGPNARQFWVNSYNLNTCFNTVTGTPYQRTTPGAPCGDQPNTTNPGIPSYFSNSQGAFTFPIWQPRVSGTYTINPDNVLRFSMGRYTQGPVTAFQQYNRAQDNVASYDCNTFCKFGRFAPIGSILPANSLNYDFSWESHLKGTDWSFKLTPFLRQTQDQNQEFFLDQKTGFVSGLDVGGQRSQGVEFQISKGDFSRNGLSGQLSFAYTNSYIKYGTLASGLYGTSVLTTINQAISSYNAYTAACAPGGKFVGKLGPNHVPFCGVTSSGAAAAPCYTPFNRATGTGGAAVYKCTPGDVGNPYWTNPQTLWSLDANYPTYSLFPGAMQSANAAFGAPYVATMLLNYKHDKFAVTPSLQFEGGMRYGAPLVNPGIDPAGCWHTLAGVSGANGGGRYDAAGCGQLGAIPDTYTNQFDALGSFIQPNNIALNLQLSYDVSPRINLTGVLANIVNTCWGGSVEPWTYNNGSICSYNLGGFAGEILPVGNVYNPSHFGRSQIQQFVKYPYGPIFSSYNQNGNGTTGNSTSSPFNFFVTATVKI
- a CDS encoding helix-turn-helix domain-containing protein, producing MGSRVYGQYCGFARAVELVGERWTLMVLRDLFVSPKRFSDLQRGLPGIPSNILTKRLKELEAEGIVQRRALVRPTGVVYELTKTGAALEPAVVELGRWGAKLLGHPKSGEIITVDALVIALRSTFQAKAAKGITVAYELRVGEAVLHARIVRGRLVVEPGTLADADLTMEIGPALRDLLAGELLPHEAVRKGFVRIRGNRAHLDRFVELFRI
- a CDS encoding winged helix-turn-helix domain-containing protein — its product is MTAATVQPAWVYAFGPFRLDPSRGILAYGTEVVPLPSRLFELLLALVRANGCIVSREALYALIWPEGGVADSNLSQHIYLLRRALCERASDRLYIATVHDRGFRFVAPVRIEDAVQTAGAVSERNEPPEDAVTPSLSVIHDYSRAVRSLEYATASHLSVATQYFESAVRRDPNHVLSFVGLAQAHLLLAQYGYSAGQNEFPKAKDAIVKALQLDPRCAAAHAVLSNIILFCDWNWRDAKRELDIAVQLDPKHAMVRSSAVWLFAWIGQHRRAQAEIERAVMVEPLSPRLQLLLGKTLIDGEDYQGAIDHLSDLIETHPDHASMARRYRAEALLLLGRPTDAILDLSLLPDDRAEDLAFRLPLLAVAHAKNGDVEKAQEIYGVLVSMKKTDYVSSGNLVPVALAIDQRGQALEHFEKALKRREPSLPLLRFSPWLAKIRQSDLYKSLLTDIE
- a CDS encoding PLP-dependent aminotransferase family protein; its protein translation is MVKSYRGIVLDLKSETPLHRQLTSAFRDAILSGKLQPGERISSSRELQACYGISRNTALNALSQLQAEGHVVTVRGSGTFVAGEPDAVPESGAVPFRPGIPDLDLFPVDLVRRSLSTLEWSEDLRDDPRTWANDGLRTAIVQRLRQTRGIDCSPDQVLIVPSTEYAISLIGRALLQPHDSVVIEDPGHPKLRCALLGAGAQIVPALVDEEGIDVASFARRRAALAYVTPSHQYPTGAALSLERRFALLDWAAEFGAWIVEDDYDNEFDYRCRPQPTLQSLDEGRRVLYVGTFSNVLSPSIRIAYLIAPRRLCATLEAAHQARAGYVSPFLQAALAAFMERGHFARHVARMRKIYDERRRFLSFALGSTGLRVHDCGAGLHFIADVPEHLSDRDVSARALERGVVVPPLSSYSHGLSAFNGLMFGFAATSMPVARTAVKALLKAL